From Candidatus Amoebophilus asiaticus 5a2, the proteins below share one genomic window:
- a CDS encoding dihydrofolate reductase family protein, giving the protein MSQQSKAIVFVAVSLDGFIAKQDGDIDWLSLVDSPSEDYGYSAFMQGIDAVIMGRKTYDKVLSLDVKFLHKDKQCYVLSTKQHKSIHNHITFYQGELTKLVEELKSKFSKGIYIEGGGEVISELRKDHLVDEYIISIIPILLGSGIPLFKTCNIEEKLELISAKAYSSGLVQVHYQVHYSNIV; this is encoded by the coding sequence ATGTCTCAACAAAGTAAGGCCATAGTTTTTGTAGCAGTAAGTCTAGATGGTTTTATTGCTAAACAAGATGGAGATATCGATTGGTTATCTCTTGTAGATAGTCCGAGTGAGGATTATGGTTATAGTGCTTTTATGCAGGGTATAGACGCTGTTATTATGGGACGGAAAACCTATGATAAAGTACTTAGCTTAGATGTAAAATTTCTTCATAAGGATAAGCAGTGTTATGTACTCTCTACAAAACAGCATAAAAGCATTCATAATCACATAACTTTTTATCAAGGTGAGCTTACAAAGCTAGTAGAAGAGCTAAAAAGTAAATTCAGCAAAGGTATTTATATAGAAGGAGGAGGGGAGGTTATTAGTGAGTTAAGGAAAGACCATTTAGTAGATGAATATATTATTTCTATTATTCCTATTCTACTAGGTAGTGGTATTCCTTTGTTTAAAACATGTAATATTGAGGAAAAATTAGAGCTTATCAGTGCAAAAGCTTACTCTTCAGGCTTAGTACAGGTCCATTACCAAGTTCACTATAGTAATATAGTATAA
- a CDS encoding acyltransferase family protein → MQHLKQRLVSLDFFRGLTVAGMILANNPGSWGHIYAPLKHAEWHGCTPTDLIFPFFLFIVGVSIAFAIGSKKELPETHSQLILKSVRRMLTLFCLGIFLALYPKIFTSPIEAFKTVRIPGVLQRTAIVYFISTIIFLKFTPRTILKIMLGLLVSYWILMTFVPVPGIGYANLEQETNLAAWIDRNLLTEPHLWKAVRTWDPEGILGTISAIATGLSGILAGILLQRKDQSDTEKIARLFSSGTLAVITGLIWNFIFPINKSLWTSSFVLYTSGLAYIILALCYWIIDVKGYKRFTKPIVAYGVNAITVFFVSGLLPRTLNLIKVTSADGNKTSLLTYLYKSLFIPYLSPYNASLTWAIMWLLIWMCILWIMYNRKIFIKV, encoded by the coding sequence ATGCAACATTTAAAACAACGCTTAGTATCCCTTGACTTTTTTAGAGGATTAACGGTTGCTGGTATGATTTTAGCCAACAATCCTGGTAGTTGGGGACATATTTATGCACCACTAAAACATGCTGAATGGCATGGTTGTACACCAACTGATCTCATTTTCCCTTTCTTTTTATTTATTGTTGGCGTTTCTATTGCTTTTGCCATAGGAAGCAAAAAAGAATTGCCAGAAACGCATAGCCAACTTATCTTAAAATCTGTAAGGAGAATGTTAACTCTCTTCTGTCTTGGTATTTTCCTTGCATTATATCCTAAAATATTTACTAGCCCCATAGAAGCTTTTAAAACAGTAAGAATACCAGGCGTGTTACAGCGTACCGCAATAGTATACTTTATTTCAACCATTATCTTTCTAAAATTTACTCCTCGCACCATTTTAAAGATAATGCTTGGGTTACTTGTAAGCTACTGGATATTAATGACTTTTGTACCTGTTCCTGGGATTGGATATGCCAATCTAGAACAAGAAACAAACCTAGCGGCATGGATAGATCGCAACCTTTTAACAGAACCCCATCTATGGAAAGCTGTCCGGACTTGGGACCCAGAAGGTATACTTGGAACTATCTCTGCAATTGCTACAGGTTTATCAGGCATATTAGCAGGCATACTTTTGCAAAGAAAAGATCAATCGGATACTGAAAAAATAGCTCGGCTTTTTTCTAGTGGTACGCTTGCCGTAATTACAGGTTTAATATGGAACTTTATTTTTCCTATTAATAAATCTTTGTGGACTAGTTCTTTTGTGCTCTATACTAGCGGACTTGCATATATTATTTTAGCCTTGTGCTATTGGATTATAGATGTTAAAGGATATAAGAGATTTACCAAACCCATAGTCGCATATGGTGTAAATGCTATTACTGTATTTTTTGTGTCTGGATTATTACCGAGAACCTTAAACTTAATAAAAGTTACTTCAGCAGACGGAAATAAAACGAGCCTACTAACTTACTTGTATAAAAGTTTATTTATACCTTATCTTTCACCATACAATGCCTCATTAACCTGGGCTATTATGTGGCTCTTAATTTGGATGTGTATTTTATGGATTATGTATAATCGAAAAATTTTCATCAAAGTGTAA
- a CDS encoding ABC transporter ATP-binding protein — MNISSFIIKAAYPYRIYILGNLLVIIIAAIDANLRPYVIKLLIDSVASSNIRGIIDIGVIYALLQLIIVALWSFSDWCLIKYIPPFRAFIILLLTERINNFSYSFFQNNLTGSITAKMNDVANLVPTIVSTIMYQFILFALSMIVSLILLARIHLILGLGVVAWSFLFLWRTYNSLQKANHLTANYAESRARISGYISDFITNILNVRCFAHEDYEKNKLHTITSDFVDKAKKQGNFFMRFYAIQGGLVSIYTIAFLAGLIYLRFINFITPGDIALVFILNFRIVDKLYELSNHLRDFATNWGVVKQALKFFDQPIEIKDTVRPEQITIKQGKIEFKKVYFHYKDGGSLFKNLNLTINAGQKVGLVGYSGSGKSTLISLILRLYEVISGCIKVDDYDIQNFTQTSLRSQISFIPQSPTMFYRTIKENISYGKLDATDEEIIDAAKKAYAHEFILQLPEKYNSLVGERGIKLSGGQLQRIAIARVILKNAKILILDESTSQLDSITEYKIQNSLKDLMQGRTTIAIAHRLSTLSYMDRILVFDQGRIIQDGTHYELIKQEGLYKMLWKKQINGFIPQNKQEIL; from the coding sequence ATGAATATTTCTTCATTTATCATTAAAGCTGCTTATCCATACAGAATCTATATATTAGGTAACCTTTTAGTAATAATAATAGCGGCGATAGATGCTAATTTAAGGCCCTATGTAATTAAATTATTAATAGATTCTGTAGCCAGCTCCAATATCCGAGGTATCATTGATATAGGTGTTATCTATGCATTGTTACAGTTAATAATAGTTGCCTTATGGTCATTCAGTGATTGGTGTCTTATCAAATACATTCCACCATTCAGAGCCTTTATTATTCTACTTTTAACAGAACGTATTAACAACTTTTCATATAGCTTTTTTCAAAATAATCTTACAGGCAGCATAACAGCAAAGATGAATGATGTTGCAAACTTGGTACCTACTATTGTATCTACCATCATGTATCAGTTTATACTCTTTGCGCTAAGTATGATTGTTAGCCTTATTTTATTGGCCAGGATACATCTAATATTGGGGCTTGGGGTGGTAGCCTGGAGCTTTCTTTTTTTATGGAGGACTTATAATAGCCTTCAAAAAGCAAACCATCTTACTGCTAACTATGCAGAATCAAGAGCAAGAATATCGGGCTATATCTCAGATTTTATAACAAATATTTTAAATGTGAGATGTTTTGCTCATGAGGACTATGAAAAAAATAAACTACATACCATTACCTCAGATTTTGTAGATAAGGCAAAAAAACAGGGTAATTTCTTTATGAGATTTTACGCTATACAAGGAGGGCTTGTTTCAATTTATACAATAGCCTTTTTGGCAGGGCTTATTTATTTGCGTTTTATCAATTTTATCACTCCTGGCGATATTGCATTAGTATTTATATTAAATTTTAGAATAGTGGATAAGCTTTATGAATTATCAAATCATTTGCGTGATTTTGCTACTAATTGGGGGGTAGTGAAACAAGCGCTAAAGTTCTTTGACCAGCCTATCGAAATTAAGGATACAGTTAGGCCAGAGCAAATAACAATAAAGCAAGGGAAAATAGAGTTTAAAAAAGTTTATTTCCATTACAAAGATGGAGGGAGCTTATTTAAAAATCTAAATTTGACTATTAATGCAGGACAAAAGGTTGGGTTAGTAGGTTACTCCGGAAGTGGAAAATCTACATTAATAAGCTTGATCTTGCGGCTTTATGAAGTTATTTCTGGCTGTATTAAGGTGGATGATTATGATATACAAAATTTTACACAAACCTCCCTTCGTTCTCAAATTAGTTTTATCCCTCAATCTCCTACAATGTTTTACCGAACAATAAAAGAAAATATAAGTTATGGTAAATTAGATGCTACGGATGAAGAAATAATAGATGCTGCTAAAAAAGCTTATGCACATGAATTTATACTGCAACTACCTGAAAAATATAATTCTTTGGTAGGTGAAAGAGGAATAAAATTATCTGGAGGACAGCTTCAAAGAATTGCTATTGCACGCGTTATACTTAAAAACGCTAAAATCCTAATTTTAGATGAATCAACATCCCAGCTAGACTCTATTACAGAATATAAGATACAAAACTCTTTAAAAGATCTAATGCAAGGCAGGACAACTATAGCGATTGCCCATCGACTATCTACACTTTCCTATATGGACCGAATTTTAGTCTTTGACCAAGGCCGTATTATACAAGATGGGACACATTATGAGTTAATTAAGCAAGAAGGGTTATATAAAATGCTCTGGAAAAAACAAATAAACGGATTTATACCACAAAATAAGCAGGAGATTTTGTAG
- a CDS encoding porin family protein gives MLYNNTIKVICFSILFFSSFFCIHAENPSPSQDIQAPIPVNTQKIRFGPQQRIKFGPQLGTGIFAGSLRLGIVGEYKLAEWLSIKAGILYFRNQYFLKGTFPNSTETLALVLPQHITAPLVLRGYLKTDKKMSFFAGVHMGYLIGGFLEWHKTMLTRKYIASLHLNDERLAAKKLGYAFLLGSDYEFNYGITVGLTFIYELTKVIATDRASLNWTLAPTLNYNLGLFLRQISSPTNPTSSTNHFYDLEEHA, from the coding sequence ATGCTATACAACAATACAATTAAAGTAATATGTTTTAGCATACTATTCTTTTCCTCATTTTTTTGTATCCATGCAGAAAACCCATCACCTAGCCAGGATATTCAAGCACCAATACCAGTAAATACACAAAAGATAAGATTTGGCCCACAGCAAAGAATAAAATTTGGCCCGCAGCTAGGGACAGGAATTTTTGCTGGCTCCTTAAGGTTAGGTATAGTTGGGGAATATAAATTAGCAGAATGGTTAAGTATAAAAGCAGGTATATTATATTTTCGTAATCAGTATTTTCTCAAAGGAACTTTTCCTAATAGCACTGAAACCCTGGCTTTAGTATTACCTCAGCATATTACAGCACCACTTGTCTTAAGAGGCTATCTTAAGACAGATAAAAAGATGAGTTTCTTTGCCGGCGTTCATATGGGTTATTTAATAGGTGGATTTTTAGAATGGCATAAAACTATGCTGACTCGTAAATACATAGCTTCTCTCCATTTAAATGATGAACGATTAGCAGCAAAAAAGTTAGGATATGCATTCTTACTAGGTAGTGATTATGAATTCAATTATGGCATAACAGTAGGTTTAACATTCATATATGAGCTTACTAAAGTTATAGCAACAGACAGAGCTAGCTTGAATTGGACCCTAGCACCTACCTTAAACTATAATTTAGGTTTGTTTTTGAGACAGATCTCCTCCCCTACTAATCCTACCAGCTCTACTAACCATTTTTATGACTTAGAGGAGCATGCGTAA